In Candidatus Eisenbacteria bacterium, a genomic segment contains:
- the tgt gene encoding tRNA guanosine(34) transglycosylase Tgt: protein MAAIRFTCEATDPASEARAGRIDSPHGIVPTPAFMPVGTRGAVRALDPREIEAAGGRILLSNTYHLYLRPGHELIRERGGLHRFMGWTRPILTDSGGFQVFSLSALRRIRDEGVEFRSHLDGSAHHFTPELAVEIQAALGVDIAMSFDHCPPLPAERRSVEEAVRRTTLWAERGRRALDALPPERTPEGRKPALFGIVQGGLDRDLRRRSAEEIAAIGFDGHAIGGLSVGETKEQMGDTLSFTAPLLPADRPRYLMGVGFPEDIVAGIERGIDLFDCVLPTRMARNGTLLTSRGRLVVKNGAYARDDRPPDPDCDCPACRLFSRAYLRHLFSAGEILALRSATLHNLTFYFRIVREAREAIRRGEYAAWKGAFLERWFSGEGL, encoded by the coding sequence ATGGCGGCGATTCGATTTACGTGTGAGGCGACCGATCCCGCTTCCGAGGCGCGGGCGGGGAGGATCGATTCGCCCCACGGCATCGTTCCCACCCCCGCCTTCATGCCCGTCGGGACGCGCGGTGCGGTGCGCGCCCTCGATCCCCGGGAGATCGAGGCGGCGGGGGGGCGGATCCTCCTCTCCAACACCTACCACCTCTATCTCCGCCCCGGCCACGAGCTGATCCGCGAACGGGGCGGTCTCCACCGCTTCATGGGCTGGACGAGGCCGATCCTGACCGACAGCGGCGGCTTCCAGGTCTTTTCCCTCTCGGCGCTCCGCCGGATCCGGGACGAGGGCGTGGAGTTCCGCTCCCACCTCGACGGCTCGGCCCATCACTTTACGCCTGAACTGGCCGTGGAGATCCAGGCGGCGCTCGGCGTGGACATCGCCATGTCCTTCGACCACTGCCCGCCCCTCCCGGCGGAACGGAGAAGCGTCGAGGAGGCGGTCCGCCGCACCACGCTTTGGGCGGAACGGGGGCGCCGCGCTCTGGACGCGCTCCCGCCGGAACGGACGCCGGAGGGGCGGAAACCGGCGCTTTTCGGCATCGTCCAGGGGGGGCTCGATCGGGACCTCCGGCGGAGGAGCGCCGAGGAGATCGCCGCCATCGGTTTCGACGGCCACGCCATCGGAGGGCTCTCGGTGGGGGAGACGAAGGAGCAGATGGGGGACACGCTCTCCTTCACGGCGCCGCTCCTCCCGGCGGACCGTCCCCGCTATCTGATGGGCGTCGGCTTTCCCGAGGATATCGTCGCCGGAATCGAACGGGGGATCGACCTCTTCGATTGCGTCCTCCCCACCCGAATGGCGCGCAACGGCACTCTCCTCACGTCGCGGGGGCGGTTGGTGGTGAAGAACGGCGCCTACGCCCGCGACGACCGTCCCCCCGATCCGGATTGCGACTGTCCCGCCTGCCGGCTCTTCTCCCGCGCCTATCTGCGACACCTTTTTTCCGCGGGGGAGATCCTGGCGCTCCGCTCGGCGACACTTCACAACCTAACATTCTATTTTCGCATCGTTCGCGAGGCTCGGGAGGCGATCCGGCGGGGCGAATACGCCGCCTGGAAGGGCGCCTTCCTGGAGCGCTGGTTCTCCGGCGAGGGTCTCTGA
- the rpe gene encoding ribulose-phosphate 3-epimerase, which produces MNRAEVLPSLLSADFSRLGEEIRSVEEAGARTLHLDVMDGRFVPNLTFGPIVVRAIRRLSSAVLDTHLMVREPAHLVPAFRKAGADWISIHAEACADVEGTLEAIRVSGARPGLVLNPPTPLEAVLPWIDGIHHLLIMTVNPGFGGQSFMREVVPKIREARRVRDERGLGFRIEVDGGVNRETAPIVREAGGDLLVAGSAVFGAADRAAEMRLIAGGD; this is translated from the coding sequence GTGAACCGCGCCGAGGTCCTGCCGTCTCTCCTCTCAGCGGATTTCTCGCGTCTCGGCGAGGAGATTCGGAGCGTGGAGGAGGCGGGGGCGCGCACCCTGCATCTGGACGTGATGGACGGCCGTTTCGTCCCCAACCTCACCTTCGGCCCGATCGTGGTCCGGGCGATCCGCAGGCTATCCTCGGCGGTGCTCGACACGCATCTGATGGTTCGCGAGCCGGCTCATCTCGTTCCCGCCTTCCGGAAGGCGGGAGCGGACTGGATCTCGATCCACGCCGAGGCGTGCGCCGACGTGGAGGGAACCCTGGAGGCGATTCGCGTTTCCGGCGCGCGGCCCGGCCTGGTGCTGAACCCGCCCACCCCGCTGGAGGCGGTCCTCCCCTGGATCGACGGGATCCACCACCTTCTGATCATGACCGTGAACCCGGGCTTCGGGGGACAATCGTTCATGCGCGAAGTGGTTCCCAAGATCCGCGAGGCACGCCGCGTCCGCGACGAGAGGGGGCTCGGTTTTCGGATCGAGGTGGACGGAGGCGTGAATCGTGAAACCGCGCCGATCGTCCGCGAGGCGGGGGGGGATCTGCTCGTCGCCGGCTCCGCCGTCTTCGGAGCCGCCGACCGGGCCGCCGAGATGCGCCTCATCGCGGGAGGGGACTGA
- the rpsP gene encoding 30S ribosomal protein S16 — MSTKIRLARHGRKKRPFYRIVVTDSRNARDGRFVEVLGSYNPIHNPAKVQVNQEKAFRWLGDGAEMSGTVENIFARAGVLSRYQSARSGEELREEERKVTIEIFGHPLDEHGSKRKGKKDAPSGPSEEAPVAVAEEPVAEAAAEEPAAGIEAEAVPPEEGAEPGEEVKE; from the coding sequence GTGTCGACCAAGATTCGACTGGCCAGGCATGGACGCAAAAAACGCCCCTTTTATCGCATCGTCGTAACCGATTCGCGGAACGCCCGGGATGGGCGGTTCGTGGAGGTACTGGGAAGCTACAACCCGATCCACAATCCGGCCAAGGTGCAGGTGAACCAGGAGAAGGCTTTCCGCTGGCTGGGAGACGGCGCGGAGATGAGCGGTACGGTGGAAAACATCTTCGCCCGCGCCGGCGTTCTCTCCCGTTATCAGTCCGCCCGTTCCGGAGAGGAGCTGCGGGAAGAGGAGCGCAAGGTCACCATCGAGATCTTCGGGCATCCGCTGGACGAGCACGGATCGAAACGGAAGGGGAAGAAGGACGCTCCCTCCGGGCCGAGTGAGGAAGCGCCGGTCGCCGTCGCCGAGGAGCCGGTCGCCGAAGCGGCCGCCGAGGAGCCCGCCGCCGGGATCGAGGCGGAGGCCGTCCCGCCCGAGGAGGGCGCCGAGCCCGGCGAGGAAGTCAAGGAATGA
- a CDS encoding OmpA family protein, translated as MAGKRIGVYCLVLILAAGLGCSGKKELLLQKDQEITRLQDRVATLEEKALAEKTRADDLEQNLRGALKDLEETEQVCMQEKEGCQRITLTDAATFGSGSATLSKNGRSIIDRIWNVLDEYPDRYILIEGHTDNVPIAPKFRDRYASNWELSTSRALSVLQYILSKGKADPTRLAVVGYGEERPVASNDTAEGRAQNRRVVIAVRDFME; from the coding sequence ATGGCCGGAAAACGCATCGGCGTCTACTGTCTCGTCCTTATCCTGGCGGCGGGTCTGGGGTGCTCGGGGAAAAAGGAGCTTCTGCTCCAGAAGGACCAGGAGATCACCCGGCTGCAGGACCGCGTCGCCACGCTGGAGGAAAAGGCCCTCGCGGAGAAGACGCGGGCCGACGACCTGGAGCAGAACCTCCGGGGGGCGCTGAAGGATCTGGAGGAGACGGAGCAGGTCTGCATGCAGGAGAAGGAAGGCTGCCAGAGGATCACCCTCACGGACGCGGCCACGTTCGGCTCCGGTAGCGCGACGCTTTCCAAGAACGGACGGTCGATCATCGACCGGATCTGGAATGTCCTGGATGAGTACCCCGACCGATACATCCTGATCGAGGGGCACACGGACAACGTGCCGATCGCGCCGAAGTTCCGGGACCGCTATGCGTCGAACTGGGAACTCTCCACGTCGCGGGCGCTGTCGGTGCTTCAGTACATCCTGTCGAAGGGGAAGGCGGACCCGACCCGCTTGGCCGTGGTCGGTTACGGCGAGGAGAGACCGGTGGCGTCGAACGACACCGCCGAGGGGCGGGCGCAGAACCGCCGCGTGGTGATCGCCGTCCGCGATTTCATGGAATAG
- a CDS encoding KH domain-containing protein, whose product MRELVEYIARHLVDNPDQVRVEEVERDGGVEFLLHVAKEDLGKVIGKNGRTARSIRALLGVVSAKEGRKAVLSIVD is encoded by the coding sequence ATGAGGGAGCTGGTCGAATACATCGCGCGGCACCTGGTGGACAATCCGGATCAGGTACGGGTCGAGGAGGTGGAGAGGGACGGCGGCGTCGAATTCCTCCTCCACGTAGCCAAGGAGGACCTGGGCAAAGTGATCGGTAAGAACGGTCGGACCGCCCGATCGATCCGCGCCCTTCTCGGCGTGGTTTCGGCGAAGGAGGGGCGGAAGGCCGTACTGAGCATAGTAGACTAA
- the rsmB gene encoding 16S rRNA (cytosine(967)-C(5))-methyltransferase RsmB, with amino-acid sequence MGRGGARAAALTALIAVEEGLFLEPALERGDRVAGPDGRERGLARRIVRGVLQNRGRIDWILGRFLDRSGPERLDPRTRNLLRAGLFQLLFLSAVPARAAVFETVALARRSGGEPAARLVNGVLRRFLREGEPPGIPSIEDDPAGHLSIRESHPLWLASRWVARLGVERAALRMAAGNRIPPLSLRVLDGKKVDAIAGELEAEGAIVLKSALHPAVLMLREGGDPSRLAPFRRGEMIVQDEGIAAAGRAAEPVDPAARVADLCAAPGGKILPIAVALGPEGRSAALDLSERRLRRLEENRRRVAADRLLIAAADALAPPLRRARFDLVLLDVPCSGLGVLARRPDLRWRVREEDPARLARLQIRMIRSAAELVEPGGLLVYSTCTTEAEENEETVGRFLGENRRFRLEAPPADLPESCVAPDGTVRILPETHRCDGAFAARLRRIDR; translated from the coding sequence ATGGGCCGGGGAGGCGCCCGCGCGGCGGCGCTCACCGCGCTGATCGCCGTCGAAGAGGGTCTTTTCCTGGAACCGGCCCTGGAGCGGGGGGACCGGGTCGCCGGCCCGGACGGACGGGAGAGGGGGCTCGCCCGCCGGATCGTGCGCGGCGTGCTGCAGAACCGCGGCCGGATCGATTGGATCCTCGGTCGCTTCCTCGACCGGAGCGGACCGGAGCGACTCGATCCGCGCACCCGGAACCTTCTCCGGGCGGGCCTCTTCCAGCTCCTCTTTCTCTCCGCCGTCCCGGCGCGCGCCGCCGTGTTCGAGACGGTCGCCCTCGCCCGGCGGAGCGGCGGTGAACCGGCGGCGCGCCTCGTGAACGGCGTACTCCGCCGTTTCCTGCGCGAAGGGGAACCCCCGGGGATCCCCTCCATCGAGGACGACCCGGCGGGACATCTGTCGATCCGGGAGTCTCATCCTCTATGGCTCGCCTCCCGTTGGGTCGCTCGTCTCGGCGTGGAGCGCGCCGCTCTCCGGATGGCGGCGGGGAACCGGATCCCTCCTCTCTCCCTCCGTGTGCTTGACGGTAAAAAGGTTGATGCCATCGCCGGGGAGCTGGAGGCGGAGGGGGCGATCGTTCTGAAGAGCGCGCTCCACCCGGCCGTCCTCATGCTGCGGGAGGGCGGGGATCCCTCCCGTCTCGCCCCCTTCCGGCGCGGGGAGATGATCGTGCAGGACGAAGGGATCGCGGCGGCGGGGCGGGCCGCCGAGCCGGTGGACCCCGCGGCGCGGGTGGCGGATCTCTGCGCCGCGCCGGGGGGGAAGATCCTCCCCATCGCCGTCGCGCTCGGCCCGGAGGGGCGCTCGGCGGCGCTGGACCTCTCGGAGAGGAGGCTGCGACGCCTGGAGGAAAACAGAAGGCGGGTCGCCGCGGACAGGCTCCTTATCGCCGCGGCGGACGCGCTGGCGCCCCCTCTTCGGCGCGCCCGATTCGACCTCGTCCTCCTCGACGTTCCCTGCAGCGGTCTCGGCGTGCTTGCGCGGAGGCCGGATCTCCGCTGGCGCGTGCGCGAGGAGGACCCCGCCCGCCTCGCGCGCCTGCAGATCCGCATGATCCGCTCGGCGGCGGAGCTTGTTGAGCCGGGCGGGCTGCTCGTTTATAGTACCTGTACCACCGAGGCGGAGGAGAACGAGGAGACGGTGGGGCGCTTTCTCGGGGAGAACCGGCGGTTCCGGCTCGAGGCGCCGCCGGCCGATCTCCCGGAAAGCTGCGTCGCCCCGGACGGGACGGTGCGGATCCTCCCGGAAACGCATCGGTGCGACGGCGCTTTCGCGGCCCGCCTTCGGAGGATCGATCGCTGA
- the trmD gene encoding tRNA (guanosine(37)-N1)-methyltransferase TrmD, with translation MIFYVITLFPDLFPGPLASGVTGKAIDAGKAKIVPVNLRDFTDDRHRTVDDSPYGGGPGMVMMCDPLFRAVESIREERGEKTPVVLLTPQGEPLRQDRVERMIREDAWILVCGRYRGVDQRFRNEMVDLELSMGDFVMSGGEIPAMALLDAAIRLLPGALGNEDSAEEDSFSRGTLGPPDYTRPESYRGLRVPEVLLSGDHARIAAWREEEARRRTVERRPDLPRRPVE, from the coding sequence ATGATTTTTTACGTCATCACCCTATTTCCGGATCTCTTCCCCGGCCCCCTCGCTTCCGGCGTCACCGGCAAAGCGATCGACGCGGGGAAGGCGAAGATCGTCCCGGTGAACCTGCGGGATTTTACCGACGACCGCCATCGAACGGTGGACGATTCCCCATACGGCGGAGGGCCGGGAATGGTCATGATGTGCGATCCCCTTTTCCGGGCGGTGGAGTCGATCCGGGAGGAAAGGGGCGAGAAGACGCCGGTGGTTCTGCTCACGCCCCAGGGGGAGCCTCTCCGGCAGGACCGCGTGGAGAGGATGATCCGGGAAGATGCATGGATACTCGTGTGCGGCCGTTACCGCGGCGTCGACCAGCGTTTTCGAAACGAGATGGTGGATCTGGAACTGTCGATGGGCGATTTCGTGATGAGCGGAGGCGAGATCCCCGCGATGGCGCTTTTGGACGCGGCGATCCGGCTTCTCCCCGGCGCGCTCGGCAACGAGGATTCGGCGGAGGAGGACAGTTTCTCCCGCGGAACCCTCGGACCGCCCGATTACACGCGCCCCGAGAGCTACCGCGGTCTCCGCGTGCCGGAGGTTCTCCTCAGCGGAGACCACGCCCGTATCGCGGCTTGGCGGGAAGAGGAGGCGCGGCGGCGCACCGTGGAACGACGACCCGACCTGCCGCGTCGCCCGGTAGAATAG
- a CDS encoding metal-dependent transcriptional regulator encodes MENREQPPALTGALEDYLETIYELVRDRKLARVRDIASLRGVRSGSVSPAMKRLADMGLIRYVRREYIDLTPEGLEQAQRVYARHRILTRLFEEVLGLSREDAVENACCMEHSLTRQGMSSLVRFFEFLQVCPEGRRLLDLFQHCGLVRDNPSAECELACEARERARADRLGRLRNLAEMEAGERGRVVQVNATGALRQKILDLGILPNGVVTVVAFQTDEDAFRIRLEGFEIVLGRDEAEAVLVESAD; translated from the coding sequence ATGGAGAACCGGGAGCAGCCCCCCGCCCTGACCGGCGCCCTGGAAGACTACCTGGAGACGATCTACGAGCTGGTCCGGGACCGTAAACTGGCCCGCGTACGCGATATCGCGAGCCTTCGCGGCGTCCGCTCGGGGTCGGTTTCGCCGGCGATGAAACGGCTGGCCGACATGGGGCTCATCCGCTACGTCCGCCGGGAGTACATCGATCTCACCCCCGAGGGTTTGGAGCAGGCGCAGCGCGTGTACGCCCGTCACCGCATCCTGACCCGCCTCTTCGAGGAGGTACTCGGCCTCTCCCGGGAGGACGCGGTGGAGAACGCCTGCTGCATGGAGCACAGCCTCACCCGTCAGGGGATGTCCTCTCTGGTCCGCTTCTTCGAATTCCTCCAGGTGTGCCCCGAGGGACGGCGCCTCCTCGATCTGTTTCAACACTGCGGGCTCGTGCGCGACAACCCCTCGGCGGAGTGCGAATTGGCCTGCGAGGCAAGGGAGCGCGCCCGCGCCGATCGCCTCGGCCGTCTCCGGAATCTCGCCGAGATGGAGGCGGGCGAAAGGGGCCGGGTCGTTCAGGTGAACGCCACCGGCGCGCTCCGGCAGAAGATCCTCGATCTCGGCATACTGCCGAACGGAGTGGTGACGGTGGTCGCCTTCCAGACGGATGAGGACGCTTTCCGCATCCGCCTGGAAGGTTTCGAGATCGTCCTCGGCCGGGACGAGGCGGAGGCGGTTCTCGTCGAGTCGGCCGACTGA
- a CDS encoding methionyl-tRNA formyltransferase — MRILFAGTPAFALPSLDAIAGASRHRLVGVLTRPDRPRGRGRKQEPPPVKARAEELGLPVLQPARPSSEESLRSIRELAPEAVAVVAFGRILKPPFLALPPRGCVNAHASLLPAYRGAAPIERAILEGETETGITTMLIDEGLDTGEMLLREKTPIGEGETAGELAERLARIGGRLLVETLDRLERGDCPREPQREERATHAPPIRKEEARVDWAAPAARVVRLVRAMNPKPVAFTGTSRGAMRIWRASETEGEGAPGTVLVAEARSGLVIAAGEGAVRLEEVQLPGKRRVEARALLAGVRFPVGAPLAGEA, encoded by the coding sequence ATGAGGATTCTCTTCGCCGGCACGCCGGCCTTCGCGCTCCCCTCCCTGGACGCGATCGCCGGCGCCTCCCGGCACAGGCTGGTGGGCGTGCTCACCCGGCCGGACCGCCCGCGGGGGCGCGGCCGGAAGCAGGAGCCGCCGCCGGTCAAGGCGCGCGCCGAGGAGCTGGGGCTTCCGGTTCTCCAGCCGGCGCGCCCCTCCTCGGAGGAATCCCTCCGCTCGATCCGGGAACTGGCCCCCGAAGCGGTCGCCGTGGTCGCCTTCGGCCGCATACTGAAGCCCCCCTTTCTCGCCCTCCCTCCCCGCGGGTGCGTCAACGCGCACGCCTCGCTTCTCCCCGCCTACCGCGGCGCCGCGCCGATCGAAAGGGCGATTCTCGAGGGGGAGACGGAGACGGGGATCACCACCATGCTGATCGACGAGGGGCTGGACACGGGGGAGATGCTCCTTCGGGAGAAGACGCCGATCGGAGAGGGAGAGACCGCCGGAGAGCTGGCGGAACGGCTCGCGCGCATCGGTGGGAGGCTTCTGGTGGAGACGCTGGATCGATTGGAGCGGGGGGATTGTCCGCGCGAGCCGCAAAGGGAGGAGCGGGCGACCCACGCCCCGCCGATCCGCAAGGAAGAGGCGCGCGTCGATTGGGCCGCGCCGGCGGCGCGCGTCGTCCGTCTTGTGCGGGCGATGAATCCGAAGCCGGTCGCCTTCACCGGAACGTCGCGGGGGGCGATGCGGATCTGGCGCGCCTCCGAAACGGAGGGAGAGGGGGCGCCGGGGACGGTGCTCGTCGCCGAGGCGCGGTCGGGTCTCGTGATCGCCGCCGGAGAGGGAGCGGTTCGCCTGGAGGAAGTGCAGCTTCCGGGGAAACGGCGCGTCGAGGCGCGCGCCCTTCTCGCCGGCGTCCGTTTTCCCGTCGGCGCCCCGCTCGCCGGGGAGGCGTGA
- the yajC gene encoding preprotein translocase subunit YajC, which produces MNAHWLLAMGSSGGGGASSGGGGGFGLLFLFGGLFLIWWFLFLRPQFKRQKDRQKMLDALKKGDRVVTRGGLLGTIVGIKEKVVVVRIAENVKVEVLRSSLEGIAGEGASPQPEQKE; this is translated from the coding sequence ATGAACGCGCACTGGCTTCTCGCCATGGGCTCATCGGGCGGCGGCGGCGCCTCGTCGGGAGGGGGCGGCGGATTCGGCCTGCTCTTTCTCTTCGGCGGTCTCTTTCTCATCTGGTGGTTCCTCTTTCTTCGGCCGCAGTTCAAGCGCCAGAAGGACCGCCAAAAAATGCTCGACGCCCTCAAGAAGGGGGACCGGGTGGTCACGCGGGGCGGTCTTCTCGGCACCATCGTGGGAATCAAGGAAAAGGTGGTGGTGGTCCGGATCGCCGAGAACGTGAAGGTGGAAGTGCTCCGGAGCAGCTTGGAAGGGATCGCGGGCGAAGGGGCGTCCCCGCAGCCGGAACAGAAGGAATGA
- the rimM gene encoding 16S rRNA processing protein RimM, whose product MESQWIRIGGVGKAHGLQGEVRVYLDRRFAAAFPDLRRILLVDEKGREKETDFEVRPSFADSGLISTALAGDRDGAEALRNAVIFADREDLAAVGVEGPFHEDLIGLRVVTREGRDLGVLEDVLPYPAGDLYRVVGEGGETLLPDSPGLIVGIDGGVMTVDPLPGLLGLNG is encoded by the coding sequence ATGGAGTCGCAGTGGATCCGGATCGGTGGGGTCGGGAAGGCGCATGGGCTGCAGGGGGAGGTCCGGGTCTATCTGGACCGTCGCTTCGCGGCGGCTTTTCCCGATCTGCGCAGGATACTGCTCGTGGACGAGAAGGGACGCGAAAAGGAAACCGATTTCGAGGTGAGGCCCTCCTTCGCGGATTCGGGTTTGATCTCGACCGCCCTCGCCGGCGACCGGGACGGAGCGGAAGCGCTTCGGAACGCGGTGATCTTTGCGGACCGGGAAGACCTGGCGGCGGTAGGCGTCGAAGGTCCGTTCCACGAGGACCTGATCGGCCTTCGAGTCGTGACCCGGGAAGGCCGCGACCTCGGCGTGCTCGAGGATGTGCTCCCCTATCCGGCGGGTGACCTCTATCGGGTCGTCGGCGAAGGAGGGGAAACGCTTCTCCCCGATTCGCCCGGGCTGATCGTCGGGATCGACGGCGGTGTGATGACCGTCGATCCGCTCCCCGGTCTATTAGGTCTAAACGGTTGA
- a CDS encoding PASTA domain-containing protein, translating into MRVFRFLLIAVALGALSFVGGIFLMDVVMGGVVGRGDVVSVPSIEELPEEEASLRLEETGLYLAVDRIEFSALLDSGIVLRQRPAAGERVKRGRRIGVILSAGAERAAVPELVGERIRQARIALAEKGLRVGGVISVPHETVEEQRVIATDPVAGTATLKGAPVDLLVSLGPEPSRFLAPDLVGLPLAEVRRHLRLFGLSLANVAYETETDKPEGTVLAQTPPPGVRLDRDRRIELKVASP; encoded by the coding sequence ATGCGCGTGTTTCGTTTTTTGCTCATCGCCGTCGCCCTCGGCGCTCTCTCTTTCGTCGGGGGGATCTTCCTCATGGACGTGGTCATGGGGGGCGTGGTCGGGCGTGGGGACGTGGTGAGCGTACCCTCGATCGAGGAGCTGCCCGAGGAAGAGGCGTCCCTCCGTCTGGAGGAGACCGGGCTCTACCTCGCGGTCGACCGGATCGAATTCAGCGCGCTCCTCGATTCCGGCATCGTGCTCCGCCAGCGCCCGGCTGCGGGGGAGAGGGTCAAGCGCGGGCGGCGGATCGGCGTGATCCTCTCCGCGGGAGCCGAGAGAGCGGCGGTACCGGAGTTGGTGGGGGAGAGGATCCGCCAGGCGCGGATCGCCCTCGCCGAGAAGGGGCTCCGCGTGGGAGGCGTGATCTCCGTTCCCCACGAAACGGTGGAGGAGCAGCGGGTGATCGCCACCGACCCCGTGGCCGGAACGGCGACCCTCAAGGGGGCGCCGGTCGACCTTCTGGTCAGCCTCGGTCCCGAGCCCTCCCGTTTCCTGGCGCCCGACCTGGTCGGGCTTCCGCTCGCGGAGGTGAGGCGCCACCTCCGTCTCTTCGGGCTCTCCCTGGCGAACGTCGCGTACGAAACCGAAACGGACAAGCCGGAGGGGACGGTGCTGGCGCAAACCCCGCCCCCCGGCGTGCGGCTCGACCGGGACCGCCGGATCGAGCTGAAAGTGGCGTCGCCGTGA
- the ffh gene encoding signal recognition particle protein, which yields MFDELTEKLDAAFRKLRGRGKLSEKDVKEGLRGIRLALLEADVHYRTVKEFLGAVRERAVGAEVLESLSPGQQIVKIVHDELVRLLGGRSSSISLASQPPTVILMVGLQGSGKTTASAKLAARFAKRGKRTLLVAADTHRPAAADQLEQLAAAVGCDFIRGAGGEKAEEIAGRAIGEARGRLVDVVIVDTAGRLHVDEELMDEVVRIHDAVRPTETLLVVDGMTGQDAVNVAEAFRDRVGVDGFLLTKMDGDARGGAALSIRSVTGKPIKFLGTGEGIDALEEFHPERMATRILGMGDVVTLAEKAREVFDEKQAERLAEKLRRNAFTLDDFADQIRALKKMGPLDQVLGMLPGAARLPKGVSMEDGAVRRVEAILSSMTPRERGEPAILNGSRRKRIARGSGTSVQEVNQLVKQYEMIRKMMSRSGRRKGMALPWGV from the coding sequence ATGTTCGACGAGCTGACCGAAAAGCTGGACGCCGCGTTCCGCAAGCTGCGCGGGCGGGGCAAGTTGTCCGAGAAGGACGTCAAAGAGGGGCTCCGGGGAATCCGGCTCGCCCTTCTCGAGGCGGACGTACACTACCGGACGGTGAAAGAGTTCCTCGGCGCCGTGCGGGAAAGAGCCGTCGGCGCGGAGGTTCTGGAGAGCCTCTCGCCGGGGCAGCAGATCGTCAAGATCGTCCACGACGAGCTGGTGCGGCTCCTCGGCGGCCGGTCCTCGTCGATATCCCTCGCCTCCCAGCCGCCGACGGTGATCCTGATGGTCGGCCTGCAGGGGTCGGGGAAGACGACGGCGTCGGCCAAGCTCGCGGCCCGATTCGCGAAGCGGGGGAAGAGAACGCTCCTGGTCGCGGCGGACACGCACCGTCCGGCGGCGGCGGACCAGCTGGAACAGCTCGCCGCCGCGGTGGGATGCGATTTTATTCGCGGCGCCGGCGGGGAGAAGGCGGAGGAGATCGCCGGGCGCGCGATCGGGGAAGCCCGCGGCCGCCTCGTCGACGTGGTGATCGTCGACACCGCGGGACGGCTCCACGTGGACGAGGAGCTGATGGACGAGGTGGTCCGGATCCATGACGCGGTCCGGCCGACGGAGACGCTTCTCGTCGTGGACGGGATGACCGGCCAGGACGCGGTCAACGTCGCCGAGGCCTTCCGCGACCGGGTCGGCGTGGATGGCTTCCTCCTGACCAAGATGGACGGCGACGCCCGCGGCGGCGCGGCGCTCTCGATTCGCTCGGTCACCGGCAAGCCGATCAAGTTCCTCGGAACCGGCGAGGGGATCGACGCGCTGGAGGAGTTCCATCCCGAGCGGATGGCGACCCGCATTCTGGGGATGGGCGACGTGGTCACCCTCGCCGAGAAAGCGCGGGAGGTATTCGACGAAAAACAGGCGGAGCGACTGGCGGAGAAGCTGCGGCGGAACGCCTTCACGCTTGACGATTTCGCCGATCAGATACGGGCGCTCAAGAAAATGGGCCCCCTGGACCAGGTCCTCGGAATGCTGCCGGGGGCGGCGCGACTGCCGAAAGGGGTGTCCATGGAAGACGGCGCGGTCCGGCGGGTCGAGGCGATACTATCGTCCATGACGCCGCGGGAGCGGGGGGAACCCGCGATCCTGAACGGCAGCCGTAGAAAGAGAATCGCCCGGGGGAGCGGCACCTCCGTGCAGGAGGTGAACCAGCTCGTCAAACAGTACGAAATGATCCGGAAGATGATGAGCCGCTCCGGCAGGAGAAAGGGGATGGCCCTTCCCTGGGGCGTGTAG